A region of the Silene latifolia isolate original U9 population chromosome 9, ASM4854445v1, whole genome shotgun sequence genome:
acaaaATTTTCTATTGCTTTGGTCACATTGCTTGTATGAAGTTGTAATTGGTTACCTTAGTTTGTTGAGTAATTCATGCATCGAAGTGAAAGTGgatagtatgttttaaaagacggtcataaagagatagttgtggtgcaatgtgtcgtagtagaatcgcgttgttgagtaacatggtggtatagtcgtgcggcatgaagttgatatgagatatgtttcgtGTTGATAGTTGTTACTAGTGAGTGGGGTAATCTCATATATGATGGGTGATCGTTGTTTGTGCTGGTTCGTATTGCGAGGTTGGTGTTTTATATGATAGTTGTAAGAGTCGATATGTATAGAGAGttagacagtgatgatgatgacatgggggatggcatTTCAGGGGAGTAGTGACATGTGTCgaaagagtagtgatgtcgttgtgttcccgtgtcttgtgcttgagttaggtgagttgaacttcggggacgaagttctttttaaggggagaagactgtaatacccgcccttttagagactctttgaccagcgttgactgaccttgggagcggtaatagtccttagaagtgcgtgtcAAAGTTATCTTGGGTTGTGAGTTtcgggtggtactcgatagagtagaggctactcgatcgagtagctaggatactcgatcgagtagggtgtcactcgatcgagtatgtgggatactcgatcgagtaacgggttttcagcgagggtttttaatcgcgttttgttaaatccgcaaatcatttccgcctcattccttcaatccttgagtcgcctctttccctttccttcaccataaaacctacatggaagcctttgaaggttcttatgccttaggagagcgtaacctgagtcgggtagcggtctttttccgggtttctccttgtaggtaagtcgtcatcatcatccgtatccttgtctttgcagttagggtttacttggtagtaatagatgattgtgttgtggttataggcattgcttgattgctggatatgtcgtatgttgaCATGGATtagttgcagttgcttaaaggtaggttcgcctactcagtttctgtagatagtctagtgtgtcgattgtggtgtcgttgttgttgtattatGGTTGTGTTTGTGTTGCAGCGTATAtacggttgttggttgttgttgtattgcagcggtttgtgattgtttgtctctggttctcgagatgcgttctcggctgagtggagtcacttgcgggagtggcttcacgccctagtttcgccctccgtggaacccgccacgggagggaatgtgcacattaatgggacagggttatcgctcggtatgatgagcggggcttaggtgggaacggctgcggtcccccactggcagggctggtccagtggacagtcggtgacggagattgattggagtgggtgtgattgtgtgtgtgactgattgtgttgtattgtattgttagatgttgttggcattgttgtgtcttatctcagtactgaccttgtgtggttgtctttttgtcttatgtgtctgccgtgatcccttatggtgagcagtctgtcttagcaggtgttgatgtcgttgatagctggagtccgggcagggatgattTCTCgcgagatttgatagtaatagcgagtagcctttgagttgtatcttttatatcgtcagttggttttaaatcacttgtaatataacttaatagttcttttatcgacatttgattattactgtcctcgggcaaccgagatggtaatgcccttatatgctaaggaaggcctagttaaggctcctcttgatatgggggtgttacaattacttCCCacttgtattctttaaaatgagatttaaacatgtgatcatcatgatcgacaattgtgatcgcattattgtcggaggacacatattccaacaggagcagattaagctgatcagaccgaggatgagagcggcccaggatcgacaaaagagttatgctgatctacatcgtcgggatatagagttttaggttggggacaaggtccttttgaaagtgtctcctatgcatggggtcatgagatttggtaagaaagggaagctgagccagaagttcataggaccgtatgagatcttagaccgtgtgggtgaggttgcttatcagttggctttaccgtctgctttggataaggtacataatgtgtttcatgtgtctcagcagcgaaagtatgttagtgatccgtcacatgtgttagaggtagagaacatagagctggataagtccttgtcttatcttgaggtgcctaagcagattcttgatcgaaaggttaggaaaactagacatagtgagacagtgttgcttaaggttctttggtctaaccatgaggttgaggaggctacatgggaaggggaagaggctatgagggagcggtatccgtctctttttgatcaggtatgtatggttacggggacgtaaccgtgtttcttttaggagggtaggagatggtcgcaaagagtttttacatgtatttatgttgattttgatatagttagtagttgtttgagtcgggttgagtttggtttgggaagtatgttttggagttttatgttgagttttgttttcgttgttgtgtcgggagagtgttagtgtgtttttgttttgttgtggtttgaacttcggggacgaagttctttttaaggaggaaagactgtaatactacggttttatgagtctttaggtactctatcgagtggggcttactctgtcgagtaagtatgtttttatacaaagcagtagtctgcctgtagggtactcaatcgagtaggcttgacacttgatcgagtaagtggcactcgatcgagtaagtgacttactcgatcgagtaagtcggttatcgggtgttttgcgacgggtttgttaataatgcggattaatatatattaagttccgtcatcttctttaaacacttttacaaaacctaaaatcacagtcaagagagatttcaagttacGTTGTATCATTCATTCGCATTATTAGAAAATCCCGGAActagaggtgtcggtttcctttgttctttgtatcgttgtgatccttgcgtcatgggtaagttctacatatcatttttatagcatttggttaatattggttaaaccctaatttggggatttgggggttttatgatcatatggttaaggtagtaattatatgtatgaatgtataggaggaggctttgttgaggagagattctgagtagctgcttagatcgtctgattctgtgattgcattccaagtagggtttccctactcggtattaattacatgatgtgtgtggtggttgtattgtgattattgattaattatattgctggtgattgtgacggttgttggtttatatcgttgattgttttttttttggttaaatgtaAGCTTTTATTAATGAATAACAAGATACATCAAGGAATACAAAGGTTTAAGGCCACACTTAGCATCCTTGCCAATCAGCAAAGAATGTCTAAGTGTTGTACCCAGGTTTTGTCAATACTCAAAACTGGTAATACAATAAATTGCTTCAGTCTAGCATGAACCAGCTTTTGAATTTCCTTCACAACATTAGCAGGTCTCGTAAGCTTCAGGTCAATCCTGCACTTGTTTCTCTCAAGCCAAATATAATACCAACAGGCCATCTTAGCCATTCTACAAGCATGTTTCTGCAAATCAGTTCCTTGCTGAATACCATAGTCCGAATTAAGTTGCATCCAGTCCTCAATCATTGCCAATATCTTCTTACTATAAGGTCAGTCCTTAAAAATATGTAAATGCGTCTCAGTAAATGCTGCACACAGAACACGGCAGTCATTAGCAATCAAGTGAAATTTGTACAGCTTGTCCTTAGTATTGAGTGCTTCATGTTTAACCAGCCATCCAATGAACGAATGCTTAGGGACACACCATCTATTCCAAATCTCAGAATGCCAATTTACAGGGGGGTGCAGTCCTTGCAGCCAGCAGTAACCAGACCCAACAGAATAACCCTTAGAATCAGGCATCCAAGAGTTATTCACATAACCAACAGCCATCCTGTCCTTTACCTTGCATATATTTCTCCAATTCCAATTGGAGTCTGTAGGAGGAATATAAGTAGCTCAATCAGCTcctttcatatatatatatatggtctaTCCATTGAACCCACAGTCTATCAGCTTTGATATAAATCCAGTTCACCAGCTTTCCTACAGTAGCTATGTTCCATAGCTCAGCATTTTTTACACCCAAACCTCCAGTTTTCTTGCTGCAGCAGACCTTATCCCATGCCACCAGTGGGGCTCTTTGATATTCTATACCCCCATCCCACAAATAATTCCTGCAAACTGCAACAATTCTATGTATAACCATTTTAGGAATAAGGAAAATTGCTGACCAGTAGTTGTGCAAAGTGTTTAACACAGAGTTAATCAGTGTCAATCTACCAGCATAGCTCAACTTTCGAGCTCCAATCCTCCTTACTCTAGCAACTATCTTCTCCACAAGGATGTTACAATCTTGCCTTGTCAGTCTCCCAGCCTGAATTGGGATCCCAAGGTATCTGAAAGGTAAAACACCCTCCTTAAATCTGGAAATCTGAAGAATATCCTGTTTCACAGTATTAGATACACCAGCAAAAATAACTTCAGATTTAGCAACATTGATTTTCAAGCCAGATGAAGCAGAAAAGGTGGAGAATGCTCTCAACATCAGCATAATAGAGGTTGTATCTCCCCTACAAAAGAGCAGCAAATCATCTGCAAAGAGCAAATGGTTCAGTCTAAGCTCCTTGTAAAGTGGATggtatcgttgattgttgttcttgtataattgtctgtgatattcggggcgcatccctggctgagtggagtcacttgcgggagtggcttcacgcccttgattcgcctcctgtggaacccgccacaggagggatgtgcacattaaggaaacttgggttattcgctcagtggttgatgagcgtggatttggtgggtacggctgcggtcccccactggcggtgtggagtacctgttgtgatgggtactctggcaggactacacacttttgtgtgtagttagttgtgttgagattgattatggagaccgGAGACtaatgtgttgattgagctgtttggcatttaTTTCACTGTGGTttatatcgtgtaattagtactgaccccgtttaattgttttaaaaactgtggtgatccattcggggatggtgagcagttgttgagcaggtctGATCTGGTGCATATGGgctagccgggatgagtcatcacttggcagttagaagagtcttccgctatgtcagacgatgtcttttagttgttcagttttattagtagacagttttggattggttgtatttcagttaacagtttttggtttgaacatgtaatcacttaaaccgtaTTCTCTTTTAAATTATGGTTcatcattgtcttatgattatcattgcctcgggtaaccgagatggtgacgttcctatacctgagtggtcctggtaaggcacttggaatatgagggtgtcacaatacCCATCCTAAACCCTAGAGCCAGTAGTAATATCCATATCCACCATACAAATATTATCCTTGACGCCAACCAACACACCGGCCAAGGGACCAAAATAAATTATAGTTGAAATCAGCGAGAACAAAGATAGAAGAAAGATTGAAGTCGGATGTATAGAGTAATTTGCTCGAAATCACAGTAATGGCGGTTGATTGTTGTAGGGTAGCATGAACATGAGCTTCAACTAAACATATAAGCACAATGAATTAGCATAATAGGAAAATTTCTGGGAAATTAGGGTTAATTACACAAATTGATGAATCTCGGGGGAAAAAATACATGAATGAACAAATTAGGGAAAGTATGGAGTATAATCGCCATTACCTGAATCCGCAGAAATGTGCGTGCGGTGGAAGGAGCGAAAATGGTGGTGATCGATGAATTCAACCCTAATTTGAGAAGCGGTTTGAGAAGAGTCAAAAATATGGTGATCGGAGTGATATGATCGTAGAGGATGATTGGAGTGGACGATCTAAGAGAGAGAAAGAGGATTTTTGATAGTGAGGGAGTTTGGAAGGTTTGGGGGGTCTGATGGCGTTGAAATTTTCGGGAACTTATTTACCAACAATCTT
Encoded here:
- the LOC141601494 gene encoding uncharacterized protein LOC141601494, whose amino-acid sequence is MLMLRAFSTFSASSGLKINVAKSEVIFAGVSNTVKQDILQISRFKEGVLPFRYLGIPIQAGRLTRQDCNILVEKIVARVRRIGARKLSYAGRLTLINSVLNTLHNYWSAIFLIPKMVIHRIVAVCRNYLWDGGIEYQRAPLVAWDKVCCSKKTGDSNWNWRNICKVKDRMAVGYVNNSWMPDSKGYSVGSGYCWLQGLHPPVNWHSEIWNRWCVPKHSFIGWLVKHEALNTKDKLYKFHLIANDCRVLCAAFTETHLHIFKD